One genomic segment of Erythrobacter sp. THAF29 includes these proteins:
- a CDS encoding tetratricopeptide repeat protein, translating into MLAEPEAKLASAALASGRDTAAIRTLERELDLRPDDPAVLINLGIAYAHRGDDQKARALFKAAMASDDKADLETADGSTTDSRKLARKALSMLDRGAFRPISVPKETLTLRD; encoded by the coding sequence ATGCTTGCCGAACCCGAAGCAAAGCTGGCGTCGGCAGCGCTCGCATCCGGTAGGGATACTGCGGCAATCCGGACGCTCGAACGGGAACTTGATTTGCGCCCCGATGATCCAGCCGTCCTGATCAATCTCGGGATAGCCTATGCGCATCGCGGCGACGACCAGAAAGCGCGCGCATTGTTCAAGGCCGCCATGGCGAGCGACGATAAAGCCGATCTAGAAACGGCAGATGGCAGTACGACAGATTCTCGCAAGCTCGCCCGCAAGGCGCTTTCAATGCTCGATCGCGGAGCGTTTCGGCCAATCTCGGTTCCCAAAGAAACTCTTACCCTACGCGATTGA
- a CDS encoding lytic transglycosylase domain-containing protein has translation MILARAGKTIIAASFAVCAIAAQADVMEVDGSGARWVAGGLAAPLAEDTSITEPVTVDMNSGTLPGAVVTDPASHARHVPARYMPKILELAQRFDLSPSLLEAVVWQESRWRENAVSPAGARGLAQLMPVTAKYLGVDPDDPHANLEGGARYLREQLDRFDGDLEKALAAYNAGPGRVIRAGGIPNIRETKQYVAAIMGRLASHSRAERQ, from the coding sequence GTGATTCTCGCGCGCGCGGGCAAAACAATAATCGCAGCATCATTCGCCGTTTGCGCCATTGCGGCGCAAGCCGATGTGATGGAAGTCGACGGCAGCGGCGCCCGTTGGGTCGCCGGTGGCCTTGCTGCGCCTCTCGCAGAGGATACCTCCATCACCGAGCCCGTGACGGTCGATATGAATTCGGGGACCCTGCCTGGCGCGGTTGTGACCGATCCGGCCAGTCATGCACGCCATGTACCCGCTCGCTACATGCCCAAGATCCTCGAGCTCGCACAGCGTTTCGACCTCAGTCCGAGCTTACTGGAGGCGGTTGTATGGCAAGAGAGCCGGTGGCGCGAAAACGCGGTGTCGCCTGCGGGAGCGCGCGGTTTGGCGCAATTGATGCCGGTTACTGCGAAGTATCTCGGTGTCGATCCGGACGATCCCCATGCCAACCTCGAAGGAGGTGCGCGTTATCTGCGTGAGCAGCTCGACCGTTTCGATGGAGATCTTGAAAAGGCGCTCGCCGCCTACAATGCCGGCCCTGGCCGCGTCATACGCGCAGGAGGCATCCCGAATATTCGTGAGACTAAGCAATATGTTGCTGCCATTATGGGCCGTCTTGCAAGCCACTCGCGTGCCGAAAGACAATAG
- a CDS encoding TrbC/VirB2 family protein has translation MNSLTRVPARIAALFAFLTMPSAALAQGADPQGAGPITNALLWLQGTLLGTVATTVAVMAVAAIGFMMLTGRMNWRFGATVIIGVFILFGATTIVAGIQAAAG, from the coding sequence ATGAATTCGCTTACTCGCGTGCCGGCACGGATTGCCGCACTATTTGCTTTTCTGACAATGCCAAGCGCCGCTCTTGCGCAGGGTGCCGATCCGCAGGGGGCGGGACCGATAACCAACGCGCTCTTGTGGCTGCAGGGGACGCTCCTTGGAACGGTTGCGACAACTGTTGCCGTTATGGCTGTTGCCGCAATCGGCTTCATGATGCTGACCGGCCGGATGAACTGGCGCTTTGGCGCGACCGTCATCATCGGTGTCTTCATCCTGTTCGGCGCGACAACGATTGTCGCCGGCATTCAGGCTGCGGCAGGGTAG